In Pseudomonas alcaliphila JAB1, a single window of DNA contains:
- a CDS encoding MGMT family protein — MGKTKPPESAWQAPPPASFEARREALYLVLAQVPEGKVVSYGELAQLAGLGRAARWVGRTLSQLPNGTTLPWHRVIAAGGRLSLAAGSPSGAEQRARLRAEGISILNERVDMRRHGWRPMEHSS, encoded by the coding sequence ATGGGCAAGACGAAACCGCCAGAGTCTGCATGGCAGGCCCCACCACCGGCAAGCTTCGAGGCGCGTCGCGAAGCGCTGTACCTGGTATTGGCACAGGTGCCGGAAGGCAAGGTCGTCAGCTATGGCGAACTGGCCCAGTTGGCCGGTCTTGGCCGCGCTGCACGCTGGGTTGGTCGTACGCTGAGCCAATTACCGAACGGCACCACGCTGCCCTGGCATCGGGTGATTGCCGCTGGCGGACGCCTCAGTCTGGCTGCCGGCAGTCCTTCCGGGGCCGAACAACGGGCGCGCCTGCGTGCAGAGGGCATCAGCATCCTGAACGAACGTGTGGATATGCGCCGTCACGGCTGGCGTCCGATGGAGCACAGCAGTTAG
- a CDS encoding DUF481 domain-containing protein — MRVVIALFLFTLAAPIWADTVWLNNGDRLSGEIILLDGGKLALKTKYAGQVLIDWKDIDTLSSDKPLLVRRSGFDNERSERLAAAGSGMVRVQGEREYTLPLAQIKRLVPPRPLLEDRLWEGNLDAKLDMKRNQNDVDEWKLKGNTRVEHGRWRHVLSGELERETKNDRKVEDNWELEYDLDRFFTEHWFWRVGVEQAEDEFETVDRQRIVGSGPGYRFWDDGLGRFDLIGQFNRVRLESDVADLAFNTTSLELDYKRLLWGTRLEFYANAQLQIPHIEEIDYVLDSEFGLRYRLNQWARLSLLYELDQLRAPGQTVSDRHYLIGIGVGW; from the coding sequence ATGCGCGTAGTGATCGCCTTATTCCTTTTTACCCTGGCTGCCCCGATCTGGGCCGATACCGTTTGGCTGAACAACGGTGATCGACTCAGTGGTGAGATCATCCTGCTCGACGGCGGCAAGCTGGCGCTCAAGACCAAATATGCCGGCCAGGTGCTGATCGACTGGAAGGATATCGATACCCTCAGCTCGGACAAGCCCCTGCTGGTGCGTCGCAGCGGCTTCGACAACGAACGCAGCGAAAGGTTGGCTGCGGCTGGTAGTGGCATGGTGCGGGTGCAGGGCGAGCGCGAGTACACCCTGCCGCTGGCGCAGATCAAACGCCTGGTGCCGCCGCGGCCGCTGCTGGAGGACCGTCTCTGGGAAGGCAACCTCGATGCCAAGCTGGACATGAAGCGCAACCAGAACGATGTCGATGAATGGAAGCTCAAGGGCAATACCCGTGTCGAGCACGGGCGCTGGCGCCATGTGCTCAGTGGCGAGCTGGAGCGTGAAACCAAGAACGACAGAAAGGTCGAGGACAACTGGGAACTGGAGTACGACCTCGATCGCTTTTTCACCGAGCACTGGTTCTGGCGGGTGGGCGTGGAGCAGGCCGAGGACGAATTCGAGACTGTCGATCGCCAGCGCATCGTCGGTAGCGGCCCCGGTTATCGCTTCTGGGATGACGGACTGGGGCGTTTCGACCTGATCGGCCAGTTCAATCGCGTGCGTCTGGAGTCGGACGTTGCCGACCTGGCGTTCAACACCACGTCATTGGAACTGGATTACAAGCGCCTGCTGTGGGGCACGCGGCTGGAATTCTATGCCAACGCCCAACTGCAGATCCCGCATATCGAAGAAATCGACTACGTGCTCGATAGCGAATTCGGCCTGCGTTACCGCCTCAACCAGTGGGCGCGCTTATCGCTTTTGTACGAGCTTGATCAGTTGCGAGCCCCAGGGCAGACGGTTTCGGATCGGCATTATCTGATCGGTATCGGCGTGGGGTGGTGA
- a CDS encoding DUF481 domain-containing protein yields MSRSKSLSLLGLSIALCSSATFADTVWLKNGDRLSGTIRFFDGSKLLLETDYGGSIPLDWKKIATLESDHELLVKLGPVDGERAKSLLAAEPGKVTLANGESPKTIELTQIEQIMKPKPLVEDFTWKGNIDLGLDYKRGERDSDDYDVDIKTQARHGRWRHNAIADYNRELKDDIVSTDNWGAEYALDRFLTEKWFWQGRFEYKRDRIEEVERQRTLGTGPGYQFWDDELGAFSIATLANRSDYRYSNGEQDRFYAMSVKWDYNRYLIGKTVELFSVGELGRPLSGAADYSLDAEVGLRYKVTDWASLNMKAEKDIVSGAEGDLDETRYTLGFGVGW; encoded by the coding sequence ATGTCGCGCTCTAAATCGCTGTCCCTGCTAGGCCTGAGCATCGCTCTGTGCAGTTCCGCCACCTTCGCCGATACCGTCTGGTTGAAGAACGGTGACCGTCTCTCTGGCACCATCCGCTTCTTCGACGGCAGCAAACTGCTGCTGGAAACCGACTACGGCGGCTCCATCCCGCTGGACTGGAAGAAAATCGCCACCCTGGAAAGTGATCACGAGCTGCTGGTCAAGCTCGGGCCGGTAGATGGCGAGCGTGCCAAGTCGCTGCTGGCGGCTGAGCCGGGCAAGGTCACGCTGGCCAATGGCGAGTCGCCGAAGACCATCGAGCTGACGCAGATCGAACAGATCATGAAGCCCAAGCCGCTGGTGGAGGATTTCACCTGGAAGGGCAACATCGACCTCGGTCTCGACTACAAGCGCGGCGAGCGCGACTCTGATGATTACGACGTCGATATCAAGACCCAGGCCCGTCACGGGCGCTGGCGCCATAACGCGATTGCCGATTACAACCGCGAGCTCAAAGACGACATTGTCAGTACCGACAACTGGGGCGCCGAGTACGCGCTCGACCGCTTCCTCACGGAAAAATGGTTCTGGCAGGGGCGCTTCGAGTACAAGCGCGACCGTATCGAAGAGGTGGAGCGTCAGCGCACTCTCGGTACCGGCCCGGGTTACCAGTTCTGGGATGACGAGCTGGGCGCGTTCTCCATTGCCACCCTGGCCAACCGCAGTGATTACCGCTACAGCAATGGCGAGCAGGATCGCTTCTACGCCATGAGCGTGAAGTGGGACTACAACCGCTACCTGATCGGCAAGACCGTCGAGCTGTTCAGTGTCGGTGAGCTCGGTCGTCCGCTCAGTGGGGCGGCGGATTACAGCCTGGATGCCGAGGTCGGTCTGCGCTACAAGGTGACCGATTGGGCGTCGCTGAACATGAAGGCCGAGAAGGATATCGTCAGCGGTGCCGAGGGTGATCTGGACGAAACCCGCTATACCCTTGGCTTCGGCGTAGGTTGGTAA
- a CDS encoding uracil-xanthine permease family protein, which translates to MSQTEFNDPLWRQGISGAQMLFVAFGALVLMPLITGMDPNVALFTAGIGTLLFQLVTKRQVPVFLASSFAFIAPILAAKGEFGLPAVMGGVIAAGLVYILLSALVKLRGPSFIDRLLPPVVIAPVIISIGLALSPVAVNMAMGKAGDGSIELVPYSTAMMISMPALITTLLVAVLGRGIFRLVPILSGIAVGCAIAAVLGVIDTSAVDQAAWLAVPNFVTPELHWGAILYMVPVALAPAIEHIGGVVAIGNVTGKNFVKKPGLHRTLLGDGLATSAAGLFGGPPNTTYAEVTGAVMLTKSYNPKIMTWAAVFAIALAFIGKFGVALQSIPVPVMGGILCLLFGSIAVVGLNTLIRHQVDLSEARNLIIVSVTLVFGIGGMVIGGKEFALSGISLCAITALLLNLLLPGGVGWKNKTLDEQQES; encoded by the coding sequence ATGTCGCAGACGGAATTCAACGATCCGCTCTGGCGCCAGGGCATTTCCGGCGCGCAGATGCTGTTCGTGGCCTTCGGCGCTCTGGTGCTGATGCCGCTGATCACCGGCATGGACCCCAACGTTGCGCTGTTCACCGCCGGTATCGGCACCCTGCTGTTCCAACTGGTGACCAAACGCCAGGTGCCGGTGTTCCTGGCTTCGAGTTTCGCCTTCATCGCGCCGATTCTGGCAGCCAAGGGCGAGTTCGGCCTGCCGGCAGTGATGGGCGGCGTGATCGCCGCCGGTCTGGTCTACATCCTGCTCTCGGCGCTGGTCAAACTGCGCGGCCCGAGCTTCATCGACCGCCTGCTGCCACCGGTAGTGATCGCCCCGGTGATCATCTCCATCGGCCTGGCGCTGTCGCCGGTGGCGGTAAACATGGCCATGGGCAAGGCCGGTGACGGCAGCATCGAACTGGTGCCGTACAGCACGGCGATGATGATTTCGATGCCGGCGCTGATCACCACCCTGCTGGTGGCGGTGCTGGGCCGCGGCATCTTCCGCCTGGTGCCGATCCTCTCCGGCATCGCCGTTGGCTGTGCCATCGCTGCGGTGCTCGGGGTGATCGACACCAGCGCCGTCGATCAGGCAGCCTGGCTCGCCGTACCCAACTTCGTCACCCCGGAACTGCACTGGGGCGCCATTCTGTACATGGTGCCGGTCGCCCTGGCGCCAGCCATCGAGCACATCGGCGGTGTGGTGGCGATCGGCAACGTCACCGGCAAGAACTTCGTCAAGAAGCCGGGCCTGCACCGCACCCTGCTCGGTGACGGCCTCGCCACCTCGGCAGCCGGCCTGTTCGGTGGCCCGCCCAACACCACCTACGCCGAAGTCACCGGCGCAGTGATGCTGACCAAGAGCTACAACCCGAAGATCATGACCTGGGCTGCGGTCTTCGCCATCGCCCTGGCCTTCATCGGCAAGTTCGGCGTGGCCCTGCAGAGCATTCCGGTACCGGTAATGGGCGGTATTCTGTGCCTGCTGTTCGGCTCGATCGCCGTGGTCGGCCTCAACACACTGATTCGTCACCAGGTCGACCTGTCCGAAGCGCGCAACCTGATCATCGTTTCGGTGACCCTGGTATTCGGCATCGGCGGCATGGTGATCGGCGGCAAGGAGTTCGCCCTGTCAGGGATTTCCCTGTGCGCGATCACTGCGCTGCTGCTCAATCTGCTGCTGCCAGGCGGCGTCGGCTGGAAGAACAAGACGCTGGACGAGCAACAAGAATCCTGA
- the upp gene encoding uracil phosphoribosyltransferase codes for MPTREIRHPLIRHKIGLMRRADISTKNFRELAQEVGALLTYEATNDLPLEAYDIEGWAGTVQVEKIAGKKITVVPILRAGIGMLDGVLSLIPGAKVSAVGVARNEETLEAHTYLEKLAPEIDSRLALIIDPMLATGGSMVATIDLLKKAGCKDIRAMVLVAAPEGIKAVEKAHPDVTIFTASIDQRLNEHGYIIPGLGDAGDKIFGTKQKDA; via the coding sequence ATGCCCACTCGCGAGATCCGCCACCCGCTGATCCGTCACAAGATCGGCCTGATGCGCCGCGCCGATATCAGCACCAAGAATTTCCGTGAGCTGGCCCAGGAAGTGGGCGCCCTGCTGACTTATGAAGCCACCAACGACCTGCCGCTGGAAGCCTACGACATCGAAGGCTGGGCGGGCACCGTGCAGGTCGAGAAGATCGCCGGCAAGAAAATCACCGTGGTTCCGATCCTGCGCGCTGGCATCGGCATGCTCGATGGCGTGCTCAGCCTGATTCCCGGTGCGAAGGTCAGCGCCGTGGGCGTGGCACGCAATGAGGAAACCCTGGAAGCGCACACCTACCTGGAAAAGCTCGCGCCGGAAATCGACTCGCGCCTGGCGCTGATCATCGACCCGATGCTGGCCACCGGCGGCTCGATGGTCGCCACCATCGACCTGCTGAAGAAAGCTGGCTGCAAGGACATTCGCGCCATGGTCCTGGTCGCCGCGCCAGAAGGCATCAAGGCGGTCGAGAAGGCGCACCCGGACGTGACCATCTTCACCGCATCCATCGATCAGCGCCTGAACGAGCATGGTTACATCATCCCGGGCCTGGGCGATGCCGGTGACAAGATCTTCGGCACCAAGCAGAAGGACGCCTGA
- a CDS encoding hypoxanthine-guanine phosphoribosyltransferase: MSADLAHIRQIMAEADCLFTEAEVEAAIDKVASQINAELAERNPVVFCVMNGGLIFSGKLLTKLNFPLEASYLHATRYRNETSGGELFWKAKPEVSFIDRDVLIIDDILDEGHTLGAIIDFCRHAGARAVHTAVLIDKEHERKARPDLKANYVGLQCIDRYIFGYGMDYKGYWRNAAGIYAVKGL; this comes from the coding sequence ATGTCCGCCGATCTCGCGCACATTCGCCAAATCATGGCGGAAGCCGATTGCCTGTTCACCGAAGCCGAGGTGGAAGCGGCCATCGACAAGGTCGCCAGCCAGATCAACGCCGAGCTGGCTGAGCGCAACCCGGTGGTGTTCTGCGTGATGAATGGCGGCCTGATCTTCTCCGGCAAGCTGCTGACCAAACTGAACTTCCCGTTGGAAGCGTCTTACCTGCACGCCACCCGTTATCGCAACGAAACCAGCGGTGGCGAGCTGTTCTGGAAGGCCAAGCCGGAAGTGTCGTTCATCGACCGCGACGTGCTGATCATCGACGACATCCTCGACGAAGGGCATACCCTGGGTGCGATCATCGATTTCTGCCGCCATGCCGGCGCGCGTGCCGTACACACGGCGGTGCTGATCGACAAGGAGCACGAGCGCAAGGCTCGTCCTGATCTGAAGGCCAATTACGTGGGCCTGCAGTGCATCGACCGCTACATCTTCGGCTACGGCATGGACTACAAGGGCTACTGGCGCAACGCGGCCGGCATCTATGCGGTCAAGGGGCTGTAA
- the dauA gene encoding C4-dicarboxylic acid transporter DauA, protein MSRPSLPLFAAWRQTLRAGYSWKALRGDLSAGLTVGIIAIPLAMALAIAVGVAPQHGLYTVLIAAPLIALCGGSRFNISGPTAAFVVILLPITQQYGLGGLLLCTLMAGLILIALGLLRAGRLIEFVPYPVTLGFTAGIGIVIAILQIKDLFGLHLAGAPQHLLEQVNLLVRALPSLQPGDSLVGAACLATLLIWPRLAPKIPAHLVALAVGALLALALERLGLPVATLGERFSYQLDGIEYPGIPPFLPDLTLPWNLPGADGQPLVLSFELIRQLLAPAFAIAMLGAIESLLCAVVADGMTGSKHDPNAELIGQGLGNLAAPFFGGITATAAIARTAANVRAGAFSPMAALVHAGVVLAAILLLAPLFSYLPMAALAALLLMVAWNMSEPHHVAHTLRIAPRGDVLVLLTCLVLTVLFDMVLAVGVGLLLAAGLFIKRMSELTDTAALSRQQRQTLQDLPEHVLAYAIRGPLFFGAAEKALSVLRRFTPGVRVVIVDISAVPLLDMTAIAALDNVLRDYRQQGVALILSGPTAQVRLQLRRAGIHRRAGQLAYVHDLPQAREKALRWLGEHLKP, encoded by the coding sequence ATGTCACGTCCATCGTTACCGCTGTTCGCCGCCTGGCGCCAGACGCTGCGCGCCGGCTACTCCTGGAAGGCCCTGCGCGGCGACCTGAGCGCCGGCCTGACGGTGGGCATCATCGCCATTCCGCTGGCCATGGCGCTGGCCATCGCCGTGGGTGTGGCGCCGCAGCATGGGCTCTACACCGTGCTGATCGCCGCACCGCTGATCGCCCTGTGCGGCGGCTCGCGCTTCAATATTTCCGGCCCCACCGCCGCCTTCGTGGTGATTCTGCTGCCGATCACCCAGCAGTACGGCCTCGGCGGCTTGCTGCTGTGCACACTGATGGCAGGACTGATCCTGATCGCCCTGGGCCTGCTGCGCGCCGGGCGCCTGATCGAATTCGTGCCCTATCCGGTGACCCTGGGCTTTACCGCCGGCATCGGCATCGTCATCGCCATCCTGCAGATCAAGGACCTGTTCGGCCTGCACCTGGCCGGCGCGCCGCAGCATCTGCTGGAGCAGGTCAACCTGCTGGTGCGCGCCCTGCCCAGCCTGCAGCCCGGCGACAGCCTGGTGGGCGCCGCGTGCCTGGCCACACTGCTGATCTGGCCACGCCTGGCTCCGAAAATTCCCGCACACCTGGTAGCCCTGGCGGTCGGCGCATTGCTGGCACTGGCTCTGGAACGCCTGGGGCTGCCCGTGGCGACATTGGGCGAGCGCTTCAGCTATCAGCTCGACGGCATTGAATATCCCGGCATCCCGCCCTTCCTGCCGGACCTGACCCTGCCCTGGAACCTGCCGGGTGCCGACGGCCAGCCGCTGGTGCTTTCATTCGAACTGATCCGCCAACTGCTCGCCCCGGCATTTGCCATCGCCATGCTCGGCGCCATCGAGTCATTGTTGTGCGCCGTCGTCGCCGACGGCATGACCGGCAGCAAGCATGACCCTAACGCCGAATTGATCGGTCAGGGCCTGGGTAATCTGGCCGCGCCGTTCTTTGGCGGCATCACCGCCACCGCCGCCATCGCCCGCACGGCAGCCAACGTGCGTGCCGGGGCCTTTTCGCCGATGGCGGCACTGGTTCACGCCGGCGTGGTGCTGGCAGCGATTCTGCTGCTCGCGCCGCTGTTCAGCTACCTGCCGATGGCGGCTCTGGCCGCGCTACTGCTGATGGTGGCGTGGAACATGAGCGAACCTCATCACGTCGCCCACACCCTGCGCATCGCCCCACGCGGCGATGTGCTGGTGCTGCTGACCTGCCTGGTGCTGACGGTGCTGTTCGACATGGTGCTGGCCGTGGGCGTCGGCCTGCTGCTGGCAGCCGGACTGTTCATCAAACGCATGAGCGAGCTGACCGATACCGCTGCGCTGAGCCGGCAGCAGCGTCAGACCTTGCAAGACCTGCCCGAGCACGTGCTGGCTTACGCCATTCGCGGCCCGCTGTTCTTCGGCGCGGCGGAAAAGGCGCTTAGCGTGCTGCGCCGCTTCACCCCAGGGGTGCGCGTGGTGATCGTCGATATCAGCGCCGTGCCGCTGCTGGACATGACCGCCATCGCCGCGCTGGACAATGTGCTGCGCGACTATCGCCAGCAGGGTGTGGCGCTGATCCTCAGCGGCCCCACCGCACAGGTACGGCTGCAACTACGCCGCGCCGGCATTCACCGACGCGCCGGGCAACTGGCCTACGTGCACGATCTACCACAAGCGAGGGAGAAAGCCTTGCGCTGGCTGGGAGAGCACCTGAAGCCGTAG
- a CDS encoding PA4642 family protein — translation MRKDKKQVIGEEISDDSIKLFLAVEPADATPPSLHKLVKAYRGLRIDDFERFVGFFVAAGYDLSATDAQGNDFIALIQDQRNAEPYIEVIKAARG, via the coding sequence ATGCGTAAAGACAAGAAGCAGGTGATTGGCGAAGAAATCAGCGATGACTCGATCAAGCTGTTCCTTGCGGTGGAACCGGCGGACGCCACACCGCCTTCGCTGCACAAGCTGGTCAAGGCTTATCGCGGTCTGCGTATCGATGATTTCGAGCGCTTCGTGGGTTTCTTCGTTGCTGCAGGCTACGACCTCTCGGCCACCGATGCGCAGGGCAATGATTTCATCGCGCTGATTCAGGATCAGCGTAATGCCGAGCCCTACATCGAAGTGATCAAGGCTGCTCGCGGCTGA
- the rpsT gene encoding 30S ribosomal protein S20, whose amino-acid sequence MANSPSAKKRAKQAEKRRSHNASLRSMVRTYIKNVVKAIAAKDLELAKTAYTAAVPVIDRMADKGIIHKNKAARHKSRLNAHIKALGEAAAA is encoded by the coding sequence GTGGCCAACTCACCTTCTGCCAAAAAACGCGCCAAACAGGCTGAGAAGCGCCGTAGCCATAACGCCAGCCTGCGCTCGATGGTTCGTACCTACATCAAGAACGTAGTCAAGGCTATTGCTGCCAAAGATCTCGAGCTTGCCAAGACCGCTTACACTGCAGCCGTTCCGGTCATCGACCGCATGGCTGACAAAGGCATCATCCACAAGAACAAAGCCGCTCGTCACAAGAGCCGCCTGAACGCGCACATCAAGGCGCTGGGCGAAGCTGCTGCCGCCTAA
- the murJ gene encoding murein biosynthesis integral membrane protein MurJ: MNLLKSLAAVSSLTMVSRVLGFVRDTIIARTFGAGVASDAFVVAFKLPNLLRRIFAEGAFSQAFVPILAEYKMQQGEEATRTFVAYVSGLLTLVLALVTVIGVLAAPWIVWATAPGFADEAERFELTVDLLRVTFPYILLISLSSLAGAVLNTWNRFSVPAFVPTLLNVSMIVFSLFLTPYFDPPIMALGWAVLVGGLAQLLWQLPHLKKIGMLVLPRLSFGDMGVWRVLKQMGPAIFGVSVSQISLIINTIFASFLVAGSVSWMYYADRLMELPSGVLGVALGTILLPALSKTYASKNRDEYRRLLDWGLRLCFLLVLPCTLALAILAEPLVVSLFQYGKFGAEDALMTQRALVAYSVGLLALILIKILAPGFYAQQNIKTPVRIAIVSLLATQVMNALFVFGLDMAHVGLALAISLAACLNAGLLYWQLRRADIFQPLPGWGLFLLKLVVAVAVMVAVLLGLLQVMPAWAEGEMLVRLLRLGALVAAGLVAYFGMLLILGFRPRDFARRAL, from the coding sequence ATGAATCTCCTCAAGTCCCTGGCTGCCGTCAGTTCACTGACCATGGTTTCGCGCGTGCTGGGGTTCGTGCGCGACACCATCATCGCCCGCACCTTCGGTGCCGGGGTGGCGTCGGATGCCTTCGTGGTGGCCTTCAAGCTGCCCAATCTGCTGCGCCGTATTTTTGCCGAAGGGGCGTTCTCGCAGGCTTTCGTACCGATCCTGGCCGAGTACAAGATGCAGCAGGGCGAGGAGGCCACGCGCACGTTCGTTGCCTACGTCTCTGGTTTGCTGACCCTGGTGCTGGCGCTGGTCACGGTCATCGGCGTGCTCGCTGCGCCCTGGATCGTCTGGGCTACGGCACCGGGTTTTGCCGATGAGGCCGAGCGTTTCGAGCTGACCGTCGATCTGCTGCGGGTGACCTTTCCTTATATATTGCTGATCTCCCTGTCATCGCTGGCCGGGGCCGTGCTCAATACCTGGAACCGTTTTTCGGTGCCGGCGTTCGTGCCGACCTTGCTCAATGTCAGCATGATCGTCTTTTCGCTGTTTCTGACGCCCTATTTCGACCCGCCAATCATGGCGCTGGGCTGGGCGGTGCTGGTCGGCGGGCTGGCACAGTTGCTCTGGCAACTGCCGCACCTTAAAAAGATCGGCATGCTGGTGCTGCCGCGCCTGAGTTTCGGTGACATGGGCGTCTGGCGCGTGCTCAAACAGATGGGGCCGGCGATCTTCGGCGTCTCGGTCAGCCAGATTTCGCTGATCATCAACACCATCTTCGCCTCCTTCCTGGTGGCGGGCTCGGTGTCCTGGATGTATTACGCCGACCGCCTGATGGAGTTGCCCTCGGGCGTGCTGGGCGTAGCGCTGGGCACCATCCTGCTGCCGGCGCTATCGAAAACCTATGCGAGCAAGAATCGCGACGAGTACCGCCGCCTGCTCGATTGGGGGCTGCGTTTGTGCTTTCTGCTGGTGCTGCCCTGCACCCTGGCGCTGGCGATTCTCGCCGAGCCGCTGGTAGTGTCGCTGTTCCAGTACGGCAAGTTCGGTGCAGAGGACGCGCTGATGACCCAACGGGCACTGGTGGCTTATTCGGTCGGCCTGCTGGCGTTGATTCTGATAAAGATCCTCGCGCCCGGCTTCTATGCCCAGCAGAACATCAAGACACCGGTACGCATTGCCATCGTCAGCCTGCTGGCGACCCAGGTGATGAACGCGCTGTTCGTGTTCGGTCTGGACATGGCGCACGTCGGCCTGGCGCTGGCGATCAGCCTGGCGGCCTGCCTGAATGCCGGCTTGCTGTACTGGCAGCTGCGTCGTGCCGATATCTTCCAGCCGCTGCCGGGCTGGGGGCTGTTTCTGCTCAAGCTGGTGGTCGCGGTGGCGGTGATGGTCGCTGTGTTACTGGGGCTGCTGCAGGTCATGCCAGCCTGGGCGGAAGGGGAAATGCTCGTGCGCCTGTTGCGTCTCGGCGCGCTGGTGGCCGCTGGGCTGGTTGCTTACTTCGGCATGCTGCTCATATTGGGCTTCCGTCCGCGCGATTTTGCCCGGCGGGCCCTGTAG
- the ribF gene encoding bifunctional riboflavin kinase/FAD synthetase, with translation MQLVRGLHNLQPQARGCVVTIGNFDGVHRGHQAILARLRERAAELAVPSCVVIFEPQPREFFGPDTAPARLTRLRDKLALLAAEGVDMVLCLAFNRRLRELSAAEFVQRVLVDGLGVKDLEIGDDFRFGCDRAGDFEFLKAAGLRHGFSVDASTTVEVLGGRVSSTRVRQALADGDFELAEALLGRPFRIAGRVLHGQKLGRQLDAPTANIQLKRRKVPLTGVYLVSCEIDGVIQPGVANIGVRPSVAGDGRAHLEVHLLDFAGDLYGRRLSVAFHHKLRDEQRFASLEALKAAIAADIAAAREYWQSHPLMKSPK, from the coding sequence ATGCAGCTGGTTCGAGGTCTTCATAACCTGCAGCCCCAGGCGCGGGGCTGTGTGGTCACCATCGGTAATTTCGACGGCGTTCATCGTGGGCACCAGGCCATCCTGGCGCGCTTGCGTGAGCGTGCCGCGGAATTGGCCGTGCCCAGCTGCGTGGTGATCTTCGAGCCGCAGCCGCGTGAGTTCTTCGGCCCGGACACTGCTCCGGCGCGCCTGACCCGTCTGCGCGACAAGCTCGCCCTGCTGGCCGCCGAAGGCGTCGACATGGTGCTGTGCCTGGCCTTCAACCGCCGCTTGCGCGAGTTGTCGGCCGCCGAGTTCGTCCAGCGTGTGCTGGTCGATGGCCTGGGGGTGAAGGATCTGGAGATCGGCGACGATTTCCGCTTCGGCTGCGACCGCGCCGGCGATTTTGAGTTTCTCAAGGCAGCAGGCCTGCGCCACGGTTTTAGCGTCGATGCGTCTACGACTGTGGAAGTGCTTGGTGGCCGGGTCAGCAGCACGCGCGTGCGTCAGGCGCTGGCCGATGGCGATTTCGAACTGGCTGAAGCCTTGCTCGGCCGGCCGTTTCGCATCGCCGGGCGCGTCCTGCACGGACAAAAGCTCGGCCGCCAGCTCGATGCGCCGACGGCCAATATCCAGCTCAAGCGGCGCAAGGTGCCGCTGACCGGCGTGTATCTGGTGAGCTGTGAAATCGATGGCGTGATTCAACCGGGCGTCGCCAATATCGGCGTGCGCCCCAGCGTTGCCGGTGACGGCCGCGCCCATCTGGAAGTGCACCTTCTGGATTTTGCCGGCGATCTGTATGGCCGGCGTCTCTCGGTGGCTTTCCACCACAAGCTGCGTGATGAGCAGCGTTTCGCCTCGCTCGAGGCCTTGAAGGCGGCGATTGCCGCTGATATCGCCGCTGCCCGTGAATATTGGCAGAGCCACCCGCTGATGAAGAGCCCGAAATGA